Proteins encoded within one genomic window of Candidatus Rokuibacteriota bacterium:
- the asd gene encoding aspartate-semialdehyde dehydrogenase — protein sequence MLRAGIVGATGIAGQQFVVAVQDHPWFQIARLAASGRSAGKTYGEALRDAGTGARRWWCEEEPSADVLALPVEDGDQLDARGLDIIFSATESDVAQVQEPRFARTTPVVSTASAFRYEADVPLLVPNVNMAHAELLHTQRTGRGWKGFVVPIPNCTVTGLVITLKPLADRFGLESVVVSTMQGLSGAGRSPGVVGLDILDNIVPYIPKEEEKVERELQKILGTLSAGAIQSHPAVVSATCTRANVMEGHTEAVFASLTRRVSLDEVRAALRDCRNEARELKLPSAPEEWIHVHEDPFRPQPRLDRNRGHGMTTTVGRVREDKVLRNGVKYLLVTHNTRMGAAAGAVLVAEYLKVRGFLGA from the coding sequence ATGCTTCGGGCGGGAATCGTGGGGGCCACGGGAATCGCGGGCCAGCAGTTCGTCGTGGCCGTGCAGGACCATCCATGGTTCCAGATCGCGCGGCTGGCGGCCAGCGGCCGCTCGGCCGGGAAGACCTACGGTGAGGCCCTGCGCGATGCCGGGACCGGCGCGCGCCGCTGGTGGTGCGAGGAAGAGCCGTCGGCCGACGTCCTGGCGCTCCCGGTCGAGGACGGCGACCAGCTCGATGCCCGGGGGCTGGACATCATCTTCTCGGCCACCGAGTCGGACGTGGCCCAGGTCCAGGAGCCGCGCTTCGCCCGGACGACGCCGGTGGTCAGCACGGCCTCGGCCTTCCGCTACGAGGCCGACGTCCCGCTGCTGGTCCCGAACGTGAACATGGCGCACGCCGAGCTCCTCCACACGCAGCGGACGGGCCGCGGCTGGAAGGGGTTCGTCGTGCCGATCCCGAACTGCACCGTCACTGGCCTCGTGATCACGCTGAAGCCCCTGGCCGACCGGTTCGGCCTGGAGTCGGTGGTCGTCAGCACCATGCAGGGGCTGTCCGGCGCGGGCCGCTCGCCGGGCGTCGTGGGGCTGGACATCCTGGACAACATCGTCCCCTACATTCCCAAGGAAGAGGAGAAGGTGGAGCGGGAGCTGCAGAAGATCCTCGGCACCCTCTCGGCCGGCGCCATCCAGTCCCACCCGGCCGTGGTCAGTGCTACCTGCACGCGGGCCAATGTCATGGAGGGGCACACCGAGGCCGTGTTCGCGTCGCTCACCCGCCGGGTGAGCCTGGACGAGGTCCGCGCGGCCCTCCGCGACTGCCGCAACGAGGCCCGCGAGCTGAAGCTGCCCTCGGCGCCGGAGGAGTGGATCCACGTCCACGAGGATCCGTTCCGCCCGCAGCCCCGCCTGGACCGCAACCGGGGCCACGGCATGACCACCACGGTCGGCCGCGTCCGGGAGGACAAGGTCCTCAGGAACGGCGTGAAGTACCTGCTGGTGACCCACAACACGCGGATGGGCGCCGCCGCGGGGGCCGTCCTGGTGGCCGAGTACCTGAAGGTGCGGGGGTTCCTCGGGGCGTAG
- a CDS encoding HAMP domain-containing protein: MRRLTLRRRLHTVLLQWFLLLVIAAGAVLALSFPGVRRNLVDDRLLLARTIAHSLDATLSTAIQDLGRLSAELPALDAEVAGRLRIFRFQSPFREATYILDERGTMIASDPTDAAPLPALRLGHHEAVTPLTRKPGGEQRPVLAIVLPFRRNGATRYLVSEMNPLGSMVSAFLQGLGLDPDMHVVVLDENGVVVASHDQQQIFRTLPGAEAYGERIRAHRPLVREDLRCEFASERHDAADVLMVMVPLRFAPWGVVIQQHKAKAFSGLYTSRRGWLVAGVMLAVMGLLLSRTLSKSVVAPIQELSRQAETMRSGDLSSRIAVSGDHEIELLARTLDEARERLASTLGALTTLNEDLEGEVAARTRVIQAKYLELRLLHAVSQLSTQEREPDRIVPEMLRLIAEHYAFPAAAIVTRPFEGPAATYVVPHESEIPWLAAGRTPPDTWQRREIAYQGRVLAELFHPRVEDLDEQVMGALAHQLAISLHGAYLWKRTMVQDAQRQGLVRRLLSATEEERRRLARELHDEISQLLTVIQLSLHHVDLNTPEMSRARDLLARTQQEVHRIIYDLRPSLLDDLGLSAALKSHAQEHLARQGLSLNLEIEEGLPARPEIEIATFRIYQELVTNILRHAQAEHVSIELYEREGMLVLAVEDDGVGFDPDAKSAGVGLTGMRERAALLKGSIRFDSEPGLGTHVVVEIPIP; encoded by the coding sequence ATGAGACGGCTGACACTGCGGCGCCGGCTCCACACGGTGCTGCTCCAGTGGTTCCTGCTGCTCGTGATCGCCGCGGGGGCGGTCCTGGCGCTGTCCTTCCCGGGCGTCCGCCGGAACCTGGTGGACGACCGGCTTCTCCTGGCACGCACGATCGCCCATTCCCTCGACGCCACCCTCTCCACCGCGATTCAGGACCTGGGCCGGCTGTCCGCGGAGCTGCCGGCGCTGGACGCCGAGGTGGCCGGCCGCCTGCGGATCTTCCGGTTCCAGTCGCCGTTCCGGGAGGCGACCTACATCCTCGACGAGCGCGGCACGATGATCGCGTCGGACCCGACCGACGCGGCGCCGCTGCCCGCGCTGCGGCTCGGGCACCACGAAGCCGTCACGCCGCTCACGCGCAAGCCCGGAGGCGAGCAGCGTCCCGTCCTGGCCATCGTCCTGCCGTTCCGCCGGAACGGCGCCACCCGCTACCTCGTGTCGGAGATGAATCCCCTCGGCTCGATGGTGAGCGCGTTCCTGCAGGGGCTGGGGCTGGATCCCGACATGCACGTCGTCGTCCTCGACGAGAACGGGGTCGTGGTTGCGTCGCACGATCAGCAGCAGATCTTCCGGACCCTGCCGGGCGCCGAGGCCTACGGCGAGCGGATCCGGGCGCATCGCCCGCTGGTCCGGGAGGATCTCCGGTGCGAGTTCGCGTCCGAGCGGCACGACGCCGCGGACGTCCTGATGGTCATGGTCCCGCTGCGCTTCGCCCCGTGGGGCGTCGTCATCCAGCAGCACAAGGCCAAGGCCTTCTCGGGACTGTACACCAGCCGGCGCGGTTGGCTCGTCGCCGGCGTGATGCTGGCCGTCATGGGGCTGCTGCTGTCACGGACCCTCTCGAAGTCGGTCGTCGCGCCGATCCAGGAGCTGTCGCGCCAGGCCGAGACCATGCGCAGCGGCGATCTGTCGAGCCGGATCGCGGTGTCGGGGGACCACGAGATCGAGCTGCTGGCCCGGACGCTCGACGAGGCACGCGAGCGGCTGGCCTCCACGCTCGGCGCGCTCACGACGCTGAACGAGGACCTCGAGGGAGAGGTGGCGGCCCGGACCAGGGTGATCCAGGCGAAGTACCTCGAGCTGCGGCTCCTGCATGCCGTCTCGCAGCTCTCCACCCAGGAGCGCGAGCCCGACCGCATCGTTCCGGAGATGCTGCGGCTGATCGCGGAACACTACGCGTTCCCCGCGGCGGCGATCGTGACGCGCCCGTTCGAGGGGCCGGCGGCGACGTACGTGGTCCCGCACGAGAGCGAGATCCCGTGGCTCGCGGCGGGGCGGACGCCCCCGGACACGTGGCAGCGGCGGGAGATCGCCTATCAGGGGAGGGTGCTGGCCGAGCTGTTCCATCCCCGGGTGGAGGACCTCGACGAGCAGGTGATGGGGGCGCTCGCGCACCAGCTGGCCATCTCCCTGCACGGCGCCTACCTCTGGAAGCGTACGATGGTGCAGGATGCGCAACGCCAGGGGCTGGTGCGTCGTCTGCTCAGCGCCACGGAGGAGGAGCGCCGGCGGCTCGCCCGCGAGCTGCACGACGAGATCTCCCAGCTCTTGACCGTGATCCAGCTGTCCCTGCACCATGTGGACCTGAACACACCGGAGATGAGCCGGGCCCGGGATCTCCTGGCGAGGACGCAGCAGGAGGTCCATCGCATCATCTATGATCTCCGCCCCTCGCTCCTCGACGATCTGGGGCTCTCCGCGGCGCTGAAGTCCCATGCCCAGGAGCATCTGGCGCGGCAGGGCCTGAGCCTGAACCTCGAGATCGAGGAGGGGCTGCCGGCGCGGCCGGAGATCGAGATCGCGACCTTCCGCATCTACCAGGAGCTGGTGACGAACATCCTGCGGCACGCGCAGGCGGAGCACGTGTCCATCGAGCTGTACGAGCGCGAGGGCATGCTCGTCCTCGCGGTGGAGGATGACGGCGTCGGGTTCGATCCGGACGCGAAGTCGGCCGGGGTCGGGCTCACCGGGATGCGGGAGCGCGCGGCGCTCCTCAAGGGGTCGATCCGGTTCGACAGCGAGCCCGGCCTGGGCACCCACGTGGTCGTGGAGATCCCGATCCCATGA
- a CDS encoding response regulator transcription factor yields MIRVVIVDDHDLVREGIRALLEQDPAFEVVGETGDGQEAIRLARRLRPDVLLMDVSLPGGIGGLEATETIVADCPGSKVIILTQYENREYIKRAIRIGARGYLLKRSVAAQLKEAIKTVHAGQRYLHPLAAEELVDLVTTGKSLEEDDYDRLTPREKQVFKLLAEGKTSREISKYLTISLKTAMTHRTNIMTKLAMHSRAELIRYAIRKAIIPVEGP; encoded by the coding sequence ATGATCCGCGTCGTCATCGTCGACGATCACGATCTCGTGCGCGAGGGGATCCGCGCGCTCCTCGAGCAGGACCCGGCCTTCGAGGTCGTGGGCGAGACGGGGGACGGGCAGGAGGCCATCCGCCTGGCCCGGCGCCTCCGCCCCGACGTGCTCCTGATGGACGTCAGTCTCCCCGGCGGCATCGGGGGACTCGAGGCCACCGAGACCATCGTGGCGGACTGCCCGGGGTCGAAGGTCATCATCCTGACGCAGTACGAGAACCGCGAGTACATCAAGCGCGCCATCCGGATCGGCGCCCGGGGGTACCTGCTGAAGCGCAGCGTCGCGGCGCAGCTGAAGGAGGCCATCAAGACGGTCCACGCGGGGCAGCGGTACCTCCACCCGCTGGCGGCCGAGGAGCTGGTGGACCTGGTGACGACGGGCAAGTCGCTCGAGGAGGACGACTACGACCGGCTGACGCCGCGGGAGAAGCAGGTGTTCAAGCTCCTGGCGGAGGGCAAGACCAGCCGCGAGATCTCCAAGTACCTGACGATCAGCCTGAAGACCGCCATGACCCACCGCACGAACATCATGACGAAGCTCGCGATGCACTCGAGAGCGGAGCTGATCCGGTACGCGATCCGCAAGGCGATCATCCCGGTGGAGGGGCCGTGA
- a CDS encoding M48 family metalloprotease, with the protein MPPLPSFLWQVALHSSIMGIVFYAWARRVDLASGRTKRLLLALLLLLPVLTAAVPGRAGLEFRERLAWLDSGRLLAVPLPAGLRVYHVVLLAGLMMVGLTVWQELLPALRRPRTSPAAVPERLAQLARSLPGWQRCEVVLSPSEDIALATGGWPGRPRVIVSRGALGQMSEDELAIVLRHENAHWRRGRWVRAHALFLVRLLQCYNPVALWSFREYCLEVEIECDAEAVAGRDPRLLTRTLLRIYESTDRRDLAARAALRKRVDVLLGGSRRDDALPVATIALAAAILLAVLPWCV; encoded by the coding sequence ATGCCCCCCCTGCCGTCCTTCCTCTGGCAGGTGGCTCTCCACTCGTCGATCATGGGCATCGTCTTCTACGCCTGGGCCCGGCGCGTGGATCTCGCCTCAGGAAGGACGAAGCGCCTCCTCCTGGCCCTCCTGCTGCTCCTGCCCGTGCTCACGGCGGCGGTCCCCGGCCGCGCCGGCCTGGAGTTCCGCGAGCGGCTCGCGTGGCTGGACAGCGGCCGGCTGCTCGCGGTGCCGCTGCCGGCCGGCCTCCGCGTCTACCACGTCGTCCTGCTCGCGGGGTTGATGATGGTGGGCCTCACGGTCTGGCAGGAGCTCCTGCCCGCGCTGCGCCGGCCCAGGACGAGCCCCGCGGCCGTGCCGGAGCGGCTGGCGCAGCTCGCCCGCAGCCTGCCCGGCTGGCAGCGCTGCGAGGTGGTCCTGAGCCCGTCGGAGGACATCGCGCTGGCCACCGGAGGCTGGCCGGGGCGCCCCCGGGTCATCGTCTCGCGAGGGGCACTCGGGCAGATGAGCGAGGACGAGCTCGCCATCGTCCTCCGGCACGAGAACGCCCACTGGCGACGCGGCCGCTGGGTCCGCGCTCACGCCTTGTTCCTCGTCAGGCTCCTGCAGTGCTACAACCCCGTGGCGCTCTGGTCGTTCCGCGAGTACTGCCTCGAGGTGGAGATCGAGTGCGATGCCGAGGCCGTGGCCGGACGAGATCCGCGGCTGCTGACCCGGACCCTGCTGAGGATCTACGAGTCCACCGACCGCCGCGACCTGGCGGCCAGGGCCGCACTGAGGAAGCGGGTGGACGTGCTGCTCGGCGGCAGCCGGCGCGACGACGCGCTTCCCGTCGCCACCATCGCCCTCGCGGCGGCGATCCTGCTGGCCGTGCTGCCATGGTGCGTCTGA
- a CDS encoding cytochrome b/b6 domain-containing protein produces MREAGATEYVVRFSFWARFQHATVILLFGALLVTGMPQKWPYLDASRWVIDSLGGIFAVRWLHRAAGIALSGLFAAHLAGAVTGVVTRRSQPSMLLARKDFRDAVDNLRYYVGRAETPPRFGRFDYRQKFEYWGLIFGAAIMALSGFILYFPIFFSRVLPAELIPAAKVMHSNEALLAFLIVLIWHMAGAHLTPESFPMDTSIFTGKIRKDKLRREHALEYDERFGGQ; encoded by the coding sequence ATGCGCGAGGCCGGGGCGACCGAGTACGTGGTCCGCTTCTCGTTCTGGGCCCGCTTCCAGCACGCGACCGTCATCCTGCTCTTCGGCGCGCTCCTCGTGACCGGGATGCCGCAGAAGTGGCCGTACCTCGACGCGAGCCGGTGGGTCATCGACTCCCTCGGCGGCATCTTCGCGGTGCGCTGGCTCCACCGCGCGGCGGGCATCGCCCTGTCCGGCCTCTTCGCGGCGCACCTGGCGGGCGCGGTCACCGGCGTGGTGACCCGCCGGAGCCAGCCGTCGATGCTCCTCGCCCGGAAGGACTTCCGGGACGCCGTGGACAACCTGCGCTACTACGTCGGGCGGGCCGAGACGCCGCCCAGGTTCGGCCGCTTCGACTACCGGCAGAAGTTCGAGTACTGGGGGCTCATCTTCGGCGCGGCGATCATGGCGCTGAGCGGGTTCATCCTGTACTTCCCGATCTTCTTCTCGCGGGTGCTGCCGGCCGAGCTCATCCCGGCAGCAAAGGTCATGCACAGCAATGAGGCGCTCCTGGCGTTCCTCATCGTCCTCATCTGGCACATGGCGGGTGCCCACCTCACGCCCGAGTCGTTCCCGATGGACACCAGCATCTTCACCGGGAAGATCCGCAAGGACAAGCTCCGCCGCGAGCACGCCCTGGAGTACGACGAGCGCTTCGGGGGTCAGTGA
- a CDS encoding cytochrome c3 family protein, whose translation MTRRGGATTGGIAVTLALAVGLLAGISAAQQPAESVAQCLGCHDDPQLSLTLKDGSVMSLYVDPREFARSVHGSQLVCTDCHAQYAQDHPSGATFPTKRAYVIAAYETCKKCHFDTYTRTLESVHYELVKGGLDSAPVCTNCHGAHNIQNPHEKRAMVSRSCATCHQAVYERYARSVHGKALVEEGNQDVPACADCHTHHQIEQPGTKRFRLGSPEICIRCHADERRMAKYSISTTVAQTYLSDFHGVTASLTRAAASAASQRVVVTCVDCHGAHDMASPRLKGQAAMKATVAATCAKCHADASPDFPAAWLSHYEPSLRHAPLVFLVGLFYKIFIPFVVIGLVLHLLLHLYRVSAGR comes from the coding sequence ATGACGCGGCGAGGTGGTGCGACGACCGGCGGGATCGCGGTCACGCTGGCGCTGGCCGTCGGCCTGCTGGCCGGCATCTCCGCGGCCCAGCAGCCGGCCGAGAGCGTTGCCCAGTGCCTGGGCTGCCACGACGACCCACAGCTCTCGCTGACGCTCAAGGACGGCTCCGTCATGAGCCTCTACGTGGACCCGCGGGAGTTCGCGCGGTCGGTCCACGGCTCGCAGCTCGTCTGCACGGACTGTCACGCCCAGTACGCCCAGGATCACCCCAGCGGCGCGACCTTCCCGACCAAGCGCGCGTACGTGATCGCGGCCTACGAGACCTGCAAGAAGTGCCACTTCGACACCTACACGCGGACCCTGGAGAGCGTCCACTACGAGCTCGTCAAGGGCGGGCTCGACTCCGCGCCGGTCTGCACCAACTGCCACGGGGCCCACAACATCCAGAACCCCCACGAGAAGCGGGCCATGGTGTCGCGCAGCTGCGCGACCTGCCACCAGGCGGTGTACGAGCGGTACGCCCGCAGCGTCCACGGCAAGGCCCTCGTCGAGGAGGGCAACCAGGACGTCCCGGCGTGCGCCGACTGCCACACCCACCACCAGATCGAGCAGCCCGGCACCAAGCGGTTCCGCCTCGGCTCCCCTGAGATCTGCATCCGCTGCCACGCCGACGAGCGGCGGATGGCGAAGTACAGCATCTCGACGACCGTGGCCCAGACCTACCTGTCCGATTTCCACGGCGTCACGGCCTCGCTGACGCGCGCCGCGGCCTCCGCGGCCTCCCAGCGGGTGGTCGTCACCTGTGTCGACTGCCACGGCGCCCACGACATGGCTTCCCCGCGGCTCAAGGGCCAGGCCGCCATGAAGGCCACCGTCGCTGCCACGTGCGCCAAGTGTCACGCGGATGCCTCCCCCGACTTCCCCGCGGCGTGGCTCTCCCACTACGAGCCCTCGCTCCGGCACGCCCCCCTGGTGTTCCTGGTGGGTCTCTTCTACAAGATCTTCATCCCCTTCGTCGTCATCGGCCTGGTGCTGCACCTGCTGCTCCACCTCTACCGGGTGTCGGCGGGCCGGTGA
- the tcuA gene encoding FAD-dependent tricarballylate dehydrogenase TcuA, with translation MPDRFYDVVVVGGGNAALCAAITAQRGGADVLLLEAAPEALRGGNSRHTRDIRYMHDRAGAFVTGAYTAEEFWEDLQRVTGGETDEALARLTISESADLGDWMPAHGVRWQQPLKGTLHLARTNVFFLGGGKAMVNAYYDTARKQGVEILYEAEVQRLNVDDGVFRSAVVARGGASGEVRAKAVVVASGGFEANIPWLKEYWGEAADHFVIRGTPYNQGRLLKELLAHGARPVGNPREFHAVAVDARAPKFDGGIVTRLDSVPFGIVVNREASRFYDEGEDFWPKRYAIWGGLIARQPGQIAYSIVDARGAGRFMPSVFPPLQAGSLTDLAGLLGLDARALVATVEAFNRAVRPGSFDPSRLDDCRTEGLEPPKSHWALPVDQPPFWAYPLRPGITFTYLGVTVNRQAQVVLRDGRPAPNLFAAGEVMAGNILGRGYLAGFGLTIGTVFGRIAGREAARHAVG, from the coding sequence ATCCCGGACCGGTTCTACGACGTCGTGGTGGTTGGCGGCGGGAACGCCGCCCTGTGCGCGGCGATCACGGCGCAGCGCGGGGGAGCCGACGTGCTCCTGCTCGAGGCTGCCCCGGAGGCCCTGAGAGGGGGCAACAGCCGGCACACGCGTGACATCCGGTACATGCACGACCGCGCCGGCGCCTTCGTGACGGGCGCCTACACCGCTGAGGAGTTCTGGGAGGATCTGCAGCGCGTGACCGGAGGGGAGACCGACGAGGCGCTGGCGCGCCTGACCATCTCGGAGTCGGCGGATCTCGGCGACTGGATGCCGGCGCACGGCGTGCGCTGGCAGCAGCCGCTCAAAGGCACGCTCCACCTGGCGCGGACCAACGTCTTCTTCCTGGGTGGCGGCAAGGCGATGGTCAACGCCTACTACGACACTGCCCGGAAGCAGGGGGTGGAGATCCTGTACGAGGCGGAGGTCCAGCGCCTGAACGTGGACGATGGTGTGTTCCGCTCGGCCGTCGTCGCCCGGGGCGGGGCCTCCGGCGAGGTCCGGGCGAAGGCCGTGGTCGTGGCCTCGGGGGGCTTCGAGGCCAATATCCCGTGGCTCAAGGAGTACTGGGGGGAGGCCGCCGACCACTTCGTGATCCGCGGGACACCCTACAACCAGGGCCGGCTGCTGAAGGAGCTGCTCGCGCACGGGGCCAGGCCGGTGGGCAATCCGCGGGAGTTCCACGCGGTGGCGGTGGACGCCCGGGCGCCGAAGTTCGACGGCGGGATCGTCACGCGGCTCGACAGCGTGCCGTTCGGGATCGTCGTCAATCGCGAGGCATCCCGCTTCTACGACGAGGGGGAGGACTTCTGGCCCAAGCGCTACGCCATCTGGGGCGGGCTCATCGCCCGGCAGCCCGGCCAGATCGCCTACTCGATCGTCGACGCGCGCGGGGCGGGCAGGTTCATGCCCTCCGTCTTCCCGCCGCTCCAGGCGGGCTCGCTGACCGACCTGGCGGGGCTGCTGGGCCTCGACGCACGAGCGCTCGTCGCCACCGTGGAGGCGTTCAATCGCGCCGTCCGCCCGGGGTCCTTCGACCCGTCCCGGCTGGACGATTGCCGGACTGAAGGCCTCGAGCCGCCCAAGAGCCACTGGGCCCTTCCCGTGGATCAGCCGCCCTTCTGGGCGTACCCCCTGCGGCCGGGCATCACCTTCACCTACCTCGGCGTCACCGTGAACCGGCAGGCGCAGGTCGTCCTCCGGGACGGCCGCCCGGCGCCGAACCTGTTCGCGGCCGGAGAGGTGATGGCCGGGAACATCCTGGGGCGCGGCTACCTCGCGGGATTCGGGCTGACCATCGGCACGGTGTTCGGCAGGATCGCGGGGAGGGAGGCCGCCCGGCATGCCGTCGGCTGA
- the tcuB gene encoding tricarballylate utilization 4Fe-4S protein TcuB → MPSAELVQEAARQMVICNACRYCEGYCAVFPAMELRRAFSAQDLSYLANLCFDCRDCYYACQYAPPHEFAVNVPRVFAELRADTYRDYSWPRLLAGLYRRGGLAGGVISAVSVAAVLLLVLVLGGPGVLLSAHVGQAAFYRVVPYAAMVLPALAIALFGLAVLLAGAIRFWRDTGGSLREMLDGRALLRATADAFTLRYLAGGGAGCNYPDEGFSQSRRWLHHLVFYGFLLDLAATTVAAAYDHLLGRPAPYPLLSAPVVLGTLGGVMLVAGTVGLLVLKRRSDPAPAERRMVAMDVAFLLVLLLTSLTGLLLLALRETGAMGALLAIHLGMVAALFVTLPYGKFAHLVYRYAALIRGAIEQARA, encoded by the coding sequence ATGCCGTCGGCTGAGCTGGTCCAGGAAGCCGCGCGGCAGATGGTCATCTGCAACGCCTGCCGCTATTGCGAGGGCTACTGCGCGGTGTTCCCCGCCATGGAGCTGCGGCGGGCCTTCTCTGCGCAGGACCTGAGCTATCTGGCCAATCTCTGCTTCGACTGCCGCGACTGCTACTACGCCTGCCAGTACGCCCCGCCGCACGAGTTCGCGGTCAATGTCCCCAGGGTCTTCGCCGAGCTGCGAGCGGACACCTACCGCGACTACAGCTGGCCGCGCCTCCTCGCCGGCCTGTACCGGCGCGGCGGTCTGGCGGGCGGCGTCATCAGCGCGGTATCCGTGGCCGCCGTCCTGCTCCTCGTCCTCGTGCTGGGTGGCCCCGGGGTGCTCCTCTCGGCCCACGTGGGACAGGCGGCCTTTTACCGGGTGGTCCCGTACGCGGCGATGGTCCTGCCGGCCCTGGCCATCGCGCTCTTCGGGCTGGCGGTGCTGCTGGCCGGGGCCATCCGCTTCTGGCGCGACACGGGCGGGAGCCTGCGCGAGATGCTCGATGGGCGGGCCCTGCTGCGGGCGACGGCGGATGCCTTCACGTTGCGCTACCTCGCGGGGGGCGGCGCCGGCTGCAACTACCCGGACGAGGGCTTCTCTCAGTCTCGACGCTGGCTCCACCACCTCGTCTTCTACGGCTTCCTCCTCGATCTGGCCGCGACGACAGTGGCCGCTGCCTACGACCACCTCCTGGGCCGGCCGGCGCCCTACCCCCTTCTGAGCGCGCCCGTGGTCCTCGGCACCCTCGGGGGGGTCATGCTCGTGGCGGGGACCGTCGGCCTGCTGGTCCTCAAGCGGCGGAGCGACCCGGCGCCGGCGGAGCGGCGGATGGTGGCGATGGACGTGGCCTTCCTGCTGGTCCTCCTCCTCACCAGCCTGACGGGGCTCCTGCTGCTCGCCCTGCGCGAGACGGGGGCGATGGGCGCCCTGCTGGCGATTCACCTCGGCATGGTGGCCGCGCTGTTCGTGACCCTGCCGTACGGCAAGTTCGCGCATCTGGTCTACCGCTACGCCGCACTGATCC